One Leopardus geoffroyi isolate Oge1 chromosome B1, O.geoffroyi_Oge1_pat1.0, whole genome shotgun sequence DNA window includes the following coding sequences:
- the ANKRD37 gene encoding ankyrin repeat domain-containing protein 37, translating to MLLLDCNPEVDSLKYLLEAGASVNAPPDPCEQSPVHLAAGGGLACFLLWQLQTGADLNQQDVFGEAPLHKAAKVGSLECLSLLVASDAQIDLCNKNGQTAEDLAWSCGFLECAKFLTTVKCMQSVKSSEPSDRDHCVPGLGQKRSFRSAENTTGKRKC from the exons ATGCTGTTGCTTGACTGCAACCCAGAG GTGGACAGTCTGAAGTATCTGCTGGAGGCCGGGGCCTCGGTCAACGCACCCCCGGATCCCTGCGAGCAGTCGCCTGTCCATTTGGCCGCAGGTGGCggccttgcttgctttcttctgtgGCAGCTGCAGACTGGCGCTGACCTCAACCAACAG GATGTTTTTGGAGAAGCTCCACTACATAAGGCAGCAAAAGTTGGAAGTCTGGAATGCCTTAGCCTGCTCGTAGCCAGTGATGCCCAAATTGA TTTATGTAATAAGAATGGGCAAACAGCTGAAGATCTAGCTTGGTCATGTGGATTTCTAGAATGTGCCAAGTTTCTCACAACAGTTAAGTGTATGCAGTCAGTAAAATCAAGTGAGCCATCGGATAGAGATCATTGTGTCCCAGGGCTTGGACAGAAACGAAGTTTTCGAAGTGCAGAAAATACAACCGGGAAAAGGAAGTGTTG A